From a single Syngnathus scovelli strain Florida chromosome 2, RoL_Ssco_1.2, whole genome shotgun sequence genomic region:
- the ptger2a gene encoding prostaglandin E receptor 2a (subtype EP2) isoform X2: protein MELPDPCHSKHYVDSRKSPAISAVMFAAGLLGNVAALVILEIRRRRDAKATDSRRRVLFHVLITSLVVTDLGGTCLVSPLVQLSYSRNITLEGMSPNTHGVCSYFGFSMTFFSLATMSLLLTMALERCSAIGYPYLYARYVTKKLAYITIPVVFLVCILFCLLPFAGFGKYVQYCPGTWCFIDMNPEKKKDRVYANLYATVMLVLVLAIVVCNAFVGYQLLRMYQRRRRNGGSVMASTRSNSERRPLSIAEEVEHLILLVFMTTIFIICTLPLVPEPILSCTANWCRLLMTSRCQRFVCTSTRLRFARSLTLWT, encoded by the exons ATGGAGCTACCCGACCCCTGCCACAGCAAGCACTACGTCGATTCCAGGAAGAGTCCCGCGATCAGTGCCGTCATGTTCGCCGCGGGCCTCCTGGGCAACGTGGCCGCCCTGGTGATCCTGGAAATCCGGCGGCGGCGAGACGCGAAGGCCACAGACAGTCGACGGCGCGTGCTATTCCACGTCCTCATCACGTCGCTGGTAGTCACAGACTTGGGCGGAACATGTCTAGTCAGTCCACTTGTGCAGCTGTCGTACTCTCGCAACATTACCTTGGAGGGAATGTCACCCAACACCCACGGAGTGTGCTCCTACTTTGGATTCAGCATGACCTTCTTCAGCTTGGCAACAATGTCTCTTCTCCTAACGATGGCGCTGGAAAGATGCTCGGCTATCGGCTACCCCTACCTGTACGCTCGATACGTCACCAAAAAGCTAGCCTACATCACAATTCCCGTGGTGTTTTTAGTGTGTATTTTATTCTGTCTCCTCCCTTTTGCGGGATTTGGAAAATATGTACAGTATTGCCCTGGCACTTGGTGCTTCATTGACATGAATCCAGAGAAGAAGAAAGACCGAGTTTACGCAAACCTCTATGCCACAGTCATGTTAGTACTGGTGCTGGCAATAGTGGTGTGCAACGCCTTTGTGGGTTACCAGTTGCTGCGCATGTACCAGCGGCGGAGAAGGAACGGCGGCTCAGTCATGGCGAGCACACGCTCAAACAGTGAACGCAGGCCCCTGTCCATAGCGGAGGAAGTGGAGCATCTCATCCTCTTGGTCTTCATGACGACCATCTTCATCATCTGCACGCTTCCCCTTGTG CCGGAGCCCATTTTGTCTTGTACTGCCAATTGGTGTCGACTGCTAATGACATCACGATGCCAAAG ATTCGTGTGTACATCAACTCGGTTAAGGTTCGCGAGGAGTCTCACCCTCTGGACCTGA
- the ptger2a gene encoding prostaglandin E receptor 2a (subtype EP2) isoform X3 translates to MELPDPCHSKHYVDSRKSPAISAVMFAAGLLGNVAALVILEIRRRRDAKATDSRRRVLFHVLITSLVVTDLGGTCLVSPLVQLSYSRNITLEGMSPNTHGVCSYFGFSMTFFSLATMSLLLTMALERCSAIGYPYLYARYVTKKLAYITIPVVFLVCILFCLLPFAGFGKYVQYCPGTWCFIDMNPEKKKDRVYANLYATVMLVLVLAIVVCNAFVGYQLLRMYQRRRRNGGSVMASTRSNSERRPLSIAEEVEHLILLVFMTTIFIICTLPLVGFEISSTFRYR, encoded by the exons ATGGAGCTACCCGACCCCTGCCACAGCAAGCACTACGTCGATTCCAGGAAGAGTCCCGCGATCAGTGCCGTCATGTTCGCCGCGGGCCTCCTGGGCAACGTGGCCGCCCTGGTGATCCTGGAAATCCGGCGGCGGCGAGACGCGAAGGCCACAGACAGTCGACGGCGCGTGCTATTCCACGTCCTCATCACGTCGCTGGTAGTCACAGACTTGGGCGGAACATGTCTAGTCAGTCCACTTGTGCAGCTGTCGTACTCTCGCAACATTACCTTGGAGGGAATGTCACCCAACACCCACGGAGTGTGCTCCTACTTTGGATTCAGCATGACCTTCTTCAGCTTGGCAACAATGTCTCTTCTCCTAACGATGGCGCTGGAAAGATGCTCGGCTATCGGCTACCCCTACCTGTACGCTCGATACGTCACCAAAAAGCTAGCCTACATCACAATTCCCGTGGTGTTTTTAGTGTGTATTTTATTCTGTCTCCTCCCTTTTGCGGGATTTGGAAAATATGTACAGTATTGCCCTGGCACTTGGTGCTTCATTGACATGAATCCAGAGAAGAAGAAAGACCGAGTTTACGCAAACCTCTATGCCACAGTCATGTTAGTACTGGTGCTGGCAATAGTGGTGTGCAACGCCTTTGTGGGTTACCAGTTGCTGCGCATGTACCAGCGGCGGAGAAGGAACGGCGGCTCAGTCATGGCGAGCACACGCTCAAACAGTGAACGCAGGCCCCTGTCCATAGCGGAGGAAGTGGAGCATCTCATCCTCTTGGTCTTCATGACGACCATCTTCATCATCTGCACGCTTCCCCTTGTG GGCTTTGAAATCAGCAGTACATTCCGCTATCGCTGA
- the ptger2a gene encoding prostaglandin E receptor 2a (subtype EP2) isoform X1 — protein sequence MELPDPCHSKHYVDSRKSPAISAVMFAAGLLGNVAALVILEIRRRRDAKATDSRRRVLFHVLITSLVVTDLGGTCLVSPLVQLSYSRNITLEGMSPNTHGVCSYFGFSMTFFSLATMSLLLTMALERCSAIGYPYLYARYVTKKLAYITIPVVFLVCILFCLLPFAGFGKYVQYCPGTWCFIDMNPEKKKDRVYANLYATVMLVLVLAIVVCNAFVGYQLLRMYQRRRRNGGSVMASTRSNSERRPLSIAEEVEHLILLVFMTTIFIICTLPLVIRVYINSVKVREESHPLDLIALRFISVNSIIDPWVFILLSPGVLHFCWASICRSRRRTLKASRLKSIEAKESQANVELSCPELEYTESFPPLGNV from the exons ATGGAGCTACCCGACCCCTGCCACAGCAAGCACTACGTCGATTCCAGGAAGAGTCCCGCGATCAGTGCCGTCATGTTCGCCGCGGGCCTCCTGGGCAACGTGGCCGCCCTGGTGATCCTGGAAATCCGGCGGCGGCGAGACGCGAAGGCCACAGACAGTCGACGGCGCGTGCTATTCCACGTCCTCATCACGTCGCTGGTAGTCACAGACTTGGGCGGAACATGTCTAGTCAGTCCACTTGTGCAGCTGTCGTACTCTCGCAACATTACCTTGGAGGGAATGTCACCCAACACCCACGGAGTGTGCTCCTACTTTGGATTCAGCATGACCTTCTTCAGCTTGGCAACAATGTCTCTTCTCCTAACGATGGCGCTGGAAAGATGCTCGGCTATCGGCTACCCCTACCTGTACGCTCGATACGTCACCAAAAAGCTAGCCTACATCACAATTCCCGTGGTGTTTTTAGTGTGTATTTTATTCTGTCTCCTCCCTTTTGCGGGATTTGGAAAATATGTACAGTATTGCCCTGGCACTTGGTGCTTCATTGACATGAATCCAGAGAAGAAGAAAGACCGAGTTTACGCAAACCTCTATGCCACAGTCATGTTAGTACTGGTGCTGGCAATAGTGGTGTGCAACGCCTTTGTGGGTTACCAGTTGCTGCGCATGTACCAGCGGCGGAGAAGGAACGGCGGCTCAGTCATGGCGAGCACACGCTCAAACAGTGAACGCAGGCCCCTGTCCATAGCGGAGGAAGTGGAGCATCTCATCCTCTTGGTCTTCATGACGACCATCTTCATCATCTGCACGCTTCCCCTTGTG ATTCGTGTGTACATCAACTCGGTTAAGGTTCGCGAGGAGTCTCACCCTCTGGACCTGATCGCCCTCCGTTTCATCTCGGTCAATTCCATCATTGACCCTTGGGTCTTCATCCTCCTCTCTCCTGGCGTGCTGCACTTTTGCTGGGCCTCCATCTGCAGATCCCGTCGAAGAACTTTGAAGGCTTCTCGGCTCAAATCCATAGAGGCCAAAGAGAGTCAGGCAAACGTAGAGCTTTCGTGCCCAGAACTGGAATACACAGAGTCTTTTCCACCTCTTGGAAATGTATGA